A region of Roseobacter litoralis Och 149 DNA encodes the following proteins:
- a CDS encoding heparin lyase I family protein gives MFTRFFAATIALVFLCSLIPETVAAQRLPVERSLQKNQTEHGYAKIRGLTRLGKRAQRFEVRPGDCGWDSGWSDCDNDRERSELYVKRDWRHGTDQWIAFSIYLPPDFKTSSRVRTTVGQVKMKGGPSGFAGGFPSEPGVFQMEMLGNRYFLRVHVLSGPFNNVRNDIADYQLASISELRGKWTDFAVRLNTQGSPGTLEVFKNGKQVAVHPYNQSYEPKSYYFKYGIYRSFVSRHSGPMPTQVVFIDEVRMGKTYEKVAVELQKRAVD, from the coding sequence ATGTTTACCAGATTTTTTGCAGCGACAATTGCCTTAGTCTTCTTGTGTAGTCTAATTCCCGAAACCGTGGCTGCTCAGCGCCTTCCTGTTGAGCGCAGCTTGCAAAAAAATCAAACCGAACATGGTTATGCCAAGATACGTGGACTGACACGCTTAGGCAAACGTGCGCAGCGGTTTGAAGTGCGGCCGGGCGATTGCGGTTGGGACAGCGGTTGGTCCGATTGCGACAATGACCGCGAGCGTTCGGAGCTTTATGTCAAAAGGGATTGGCGTCATGGCACCGACCAATGGATAGCGTTTTCAATATATCTTCCCCCAGATTTCAAAACAAGCTCACGGGTGCGCACGACAGTGGGTCAAGTTAAGATGAAGGGAGGGCCGTCCGGATTTGCCGGTGGCTTCCCATCCGAGCCGGGCGTTTTTCAGATGGAGATGCTAGGCAACCGATACTTCTTACGCGTACATGTTCTGTCCGGGCCATTTAACAACGTACGCAACGACATCGCAGACTATCAACTTGCCAGTATCAGCGAGTTACGAGGAAAATGGACCGACTTTGCAGTTCGACTGAACACTCAGGGCTCTCCTGGTACGCTGGAGGTTTTCAAAAACGGAAAGCAGGTTGCAGTGCACCCCTATAATCAAAGTTACGAGCCAAAGTCTTACTACTTTAAGTATGGTATCTACCGATCTTTTGTGAGCAGGCATAGCGGTCCGATGCCAACTCAGGTGGTCTTCATTGACGAGGTGCGCATGGGTAAAACCTACGAAAAAGTTGCCGTTGAGCTCCAAAAACGAGCAGTCGATTAA
- a CDS encoding plasmid partitioning protein RepB C-terminal domain-containing protein: MPDDAQDITQKQVTLIPTDRIRILNPRVRNRRTFEEMVENIAKIGLKRPITVAQRAGKDPAEYDLVCGQGRLEAFIELRQDAIPAIIIDADESDCLVMSLVENCARRQHSPIDLMREIGNLRKRGYNDRQIANKIGVTPDYVGMIAGLLERGEERLVSAVETGLLPLNLAIDISKTDAEGGQRALMDAYTQKKLRGKKLAAVRRLIQQRDAQGPHLHRNRYGRSDGAKRPLTSDALVSAYQQEAERQKVLIKKAELTQGRLMFVVEAFRSLRDDDHFLTLLRAEGLDTLPTYLSQSLDAGAAE, translated from the coding sequence ATGCCAGACGACGCCCAGGACATTACCCAAAAACAGGTCACTCTCATCCCCACCGACCGAATTCGTATTCTCAATCCCCGTGTGCGCAACCGGCGCACCTTCGAGGAAATGGTCGAAAACATCGCAAAGATCGGCCTGAAGCGACCTATCACGGTGGCGCAGCGCGCCGGTAAAGATCCAGCGGAATATGACCTCGTCTGTGGTCAGGGTCGGCTCGAGGCGTTCATCGAGCTTCGGCAGGATGCCATCCCTGCCATCATCATCGACGCCGACGAGAGCGACTGCCTGGTCATGAGCCTGGTGGAGAACTGTGCACGCCGCCAGCACAGCCCGATCGACCTGATGCGTGAGATCGGCAACCTGCGCAAACGCGGCTACAATGATCGCCAGATCGCAAACAAGATCGGCGTCACACCAGACTATGTCGGCATGATCGCGGGGCTTCTGGAGCGCGGGGAAGAACGGCTGGTCTCGGCTGTGGAAACCGGCCTTTTGCCGCTGAACCTTGCCATCGACATTTCAAAGACAGATGCCGAGGGCGGACAGCGCGCTCTGATGGATGCCTACACCCAGAAAAAACTGCGCGGCAAGAAGCTGGCCGCCGTGCGTCGGCTCATCCAGCAGCGCGACGCACAGGGTCCGCACCTCCATCGCAATCGCTATGGCAGAAGCGACGGCGCTAAGCGCCCCCTGACCAGCGACGCGCTTGTGAGTGCCTATCAACAGGAGGCGGAGCGCCAGAAGGTGCTCATCAAGAAAGCTGAGCTGACGCAGGGCCGCCTGATGTTCGTCGTGGAAGCGTTTCGCTCGCTTCGTGACGATGACCATTTCCTGACGCTCTTGCGCGCGGAGGGGCTGGACACCCTGCCCACATATCTCAGTCAATCGCTGGACGCAGGAGCGGCCGAATGA
- a CDS encoding plasmid partitioning protein RepB C-terminal domain-containing protein has protein sequence MRRGKRKTPDAVALGFESDCVTVPVESVLPVKALRASVKSSRKYRQITASIKEVGLVEPPVVTRSTGEEGTYMLLDGHIRIEVLKDLGIERVECLISTDDEAFTYNKRISRLAPIQEHKMIRKAIERGVSEEKIALALDLNPRSIVRKAKLLDGICEEAVSILKDKHCATAVFETLRKMKAMRQIEAAELMMNANNYSPAYISAILAGTPQAQLVDKKKTKKMKGITPEAMARMERELARLQEGVTSIQDSYGQDHLQLTVIKGYLGKLLGNARIVRYLMQHRPEFLAEFQAITAMASTPPLEAE, from the coding sequence ATGAGGCGGGGCAAGCGCAAAACCCCGGACGCGGTTGCGCTCGGCTTTGAGAGTGATTGCGTCACCGTGCCGGTAGAGTCCGTGCTGCCCGTGAAGGCGCTGCGCGCATCGGTCAAATCCAGCCGCAAATACCGCCAGATCACCGCGTCGATCAAAGAGGTTGGCCTGGTCGAACCGCCGGTCGTCACGCGATCCACGGGTGAGGAAGGCACCTATATGCTGCTGGATGGGCATATTCGGATCGAGGTGCTGAAAGATCTCGGCATTGAACGGGTCGAATGTCTGATTTCAACGGATGACGAGGCCTTCACCTATAACAAGCGGATCAGCCGCCTTGCGCCTATCCAGGAGCACAAGATGATCCGGAAGGCCATTGAGCGCGGGGTCTCCGAGGAAAAGATCGCCCTGGCTCTGGACCTCAATCCGCGCAGCATTGTGCGCAAGGCCAAACTCCTCGACGGGATCTGCGAAGAGGCCGTCAGCATCCTGAAGGACAAACACTGCGCGACGGCTGTGTTCGAGACTCTACGCAAGATGAAAGCCATGCGCCAGATCGAGGCGGCAGAGCTGATGATGAACGCGAACAATTACTCTCCGGCGTACATCTCCGCAATTCTGGCGGGAACACCCCAGGCGCAGCTGGTGGACAAGAAGAAAACCAAGAAGATGAAGGGCATCACTCCGGAGGCCATGGCCCGCATGGAGCGCGAACTGGCCCGGCTGCAGGAAGGGGTCACCTCGATCCAGGACTCCTATGGCCAGGACCACCTGCAGCTGACCGTCATCAAGGGGTACCTGGGAAAGCTGCTCGGGAACGCCCGGATCGTCCGGTACTTGATGCAACATCGGCCGGAATTTCTGGCGGAATTTCAAGCCATCACTGCGATGGCCTCTACCCCACCGCTCGAGGCGGAATAG
- a CDS encoding IS110 family transposase codes for MQVTTIGIDLAKHVFQVHGITEDGEVVFNRAIRRAQLMQFFINLEPCLIGMEACGSSHYWARELTKLGHDVRLIPANYVKPYVKRGKSDANDAEAICEAVTRPTMRFVAPKSEEQQAVLFLHCARDLIVRQRTQLSNMLRSLLAEFGVIIPQGTGAAVKYAKGVLEGEKPALPQIAIDVLKQLSHQLVAMHLRFRWYEMRMRLHSKLDKRVMLLRTIPGVGPVTASAIVATIGDAKQFKNGRQFAAWLGLTPLNMSSGGKERLGRITKMGDRYIRRLLVTGMTARLRQMKVNPDRVDPWAIGLLERKPARLATVAMANKTARIVWAVLTKNEYYRPHTA; via the coding sequence ATGCAAGTTACAACAATCGGTATCGATCTGGCCAAACATGTTTTTCAGGTTCACGGAATTACTGAGGATGGGGAGGTTGTCTTCAATCGAGCGATCCGGCGCGCACAACTCATGCAGTTCTTCATCAATCTGGAGCCCTGTTTGATCGGCATGGAGGCATGCGGGTCCAGCCACTATTGGGCGCGAGAACTGACCAAGCTTGGGCACGATGTTCGCTTGATCCCAGCCAATTATGTGAAGCCCTATGTCAAACGCGGCAAATCTGACGCGAATGATGCCGAAGCTATATGTGAAGCGGTGACACGCCCGACGATGCGGTTTGTTGCGCCCAAATCCGAGGAACAGCAGGCCGTCTTGTTCCTGCATTGTGCGCGCGATTTGATCGTCAGGCAACGAACACAACTCAGCAACATGCTTCGCAGTTTGCTCGCCGAGTTTGGTGTCATCATTCCACAAGGAACCGGAGCCGCAGTCAAATACGCCAAAGGTGTTCTGGAGGGAGAAAAGCCCGCCCTTCCGCAAATCGCAATTGATGTTCTGAAACAACTTAGCCACCAACTTGTCGCTATGCATCTCCGGTTCCGCTGGTACGAGATGCGCATGCGACTTCATTCGAAACTGGACAAACGCGTTATGCTGTTGCGCACGATCCCAGGCGTTGGCCCTGTGACCGCGTCCGCCATTGTTGCCACTATCGGCGACGCAAAACAGTTTAAGAATGGTCGACAATTTGCAGCGTGGCTGGGGCTCACACCTCTGAACATGTCGAGTGGCGGAAAAGAACGATTAGGACGGATCACAAAAATGGGTGACCGATACATTCGGCGTCTTTTGGTGACCGGGATGACAGCGAGATTGCGGCAAATGAAAGTGAATCCTGACCGCGTCGATCCATGGGCTATCGGCCTTCTTGAGCGCAAACCTGCTCGACTGGCGACCGTTGCAATGGCAAACAAGACTGCTCGAATTGTCTGGGCGGTGTTAACCAAGAACGAATACTACCGGCCTCACACAGCCTAA
- a CDS encoding MBL fold metallo-hydrolase, with protein sequence MTNNRTSEKQQVHRLSRSLALTSFLTAIIAFPIPALADGPHLMSTKVAENLYMLTGDGGNIGVMIGDDGTFLIDDQMAPASPELLALINQLGGEPPRFLINTHFHFDHTGGNELLGGTGTTIFSHEMARTRLADGGDIPLFDLSFPPMASDGLPVVTFKDSMSFHLNDDIMRAVHTPRAHTDGDLVVFFEMANVVHAGDVFFNGI encoded by the coding sequence ATGACGAATAACCGCACTTCTGAAAAACAACAGGTTCACAGACTCAGTAGGTCTCTGGCTCTGACCTCGTTCTTAACTGCTATAATCGCCTTTCCAATACCGGCGTTGGCGGATGGGCCCCATCTGATGTCAACGAAAGTCGCCGAAAACCTGTACATGCTGACAGGCGATGGTGGGAACATCGGCGTCATGATCGGAGACGACGGCACGTTTCTCATCGACGATCAGATGGCACCTGCTTCGCCGGAATTGCTTGCGCTTATAAACCAATTGGGGGGCGAGCCCCCCCGGTTCCTGATCAACACCCATTTCCATTTTGACCATACTGGCGGAAATGAACTTCTTGGCGGGACAGGTACAACGATTTTCAGCCACGAGATGGCCCGCACGCGTCTTGCTGATGGAGGTGATATTCCTCTTTTCGACTTGTCGTTTCCGCCGATGGCAAGCGATGGATTGCCCGTTGTCACCTTTAAGGACTCGATGAGCTTCCATTTAAATGACGACATAATGCGCGCCGTCCATACGCCCCGGGCACACACGGACGGAGACTTGGTGGTGTTTTTTGAGATGGCCAATGTCGTGCACGCGGGGGACGTATTCTTCAACGGCATCTAG
- a CDS encoding DUF4139 domain-containing protein, with protein MKNRVLSSVLVCVASPVFCETYVITSAPSSVIVYLEGAKVTRNLTVELPAGRHDVVLPDLPPELEYQLPQIAVTNAVLGPVSVRNDALPPLSEEDTDDIASAREQLMIAQTNLADHEDQEARVMSAAEAAEMQIEFLKALARNEGLSSDAGDLNEIAVMVGEQTQRARQQILDAEKAIRGMLKAREVLEEAVEDAEEALAALLTSDEDRFQAAVTLSTDTAATAELSVSYFVSASWEPLYDVTLSTAETAQISIRRGAAIEQSSGEDWNDVEVRLSTLSVSKKLKPSRVFPRKVVAVDPAPPAQSLDRSSMLLAEPIVEAPVIVEEVAAAIYDGPGVTYDVLARLTVANDVDAARIALDTITLPAEVFARAVPLRDETAYLMARFKNTSDEPFFASNETFFSVDNQFVGLSDMPEIPAGDEGVLAFGPIEDLRLDLEVLDRSDGDSGILNRSNVRDEETRITVTNLGDQSYSLELIGQVPYSEQEELQITFTADPEPTEQNYDFMRGILKWELEVVPNDEIVISVSQKVRWPEGLLLK; from the coding sequence ATGAAAAACAGAGTTCTTAGTTCAGTTTTGGTGTGTGTTGCATCGCCAGTGTTCTGCGAAACATACGTCATAACAAGCGCGCCTAGCTCGGTGATCGTGTATCTTGAAGGCGCTAAGGTTACTCGCAATTTGACTGTTGAGTTGCCCGCTGGTCGCCACGATGTTGTCCTACCGGACCTGCCGCCTGAACTGGAGTACCAACTTCCGCAAATCGCCGTGACCAACGCAGTTTTGGGACCGGTGTCGGTACGGAACGATGCATTGCCTCCTCTTTCTGAAGAGGACACAGACGACATTGCATCGGCGCGGGAGCAATTGATGATCGCCCAAACGAACTTGGCCGATCACGAGGACCAAGAGGCGCGCGTAATGTCAGCAGCGGAAGCTGCCGAAATGCAGATAGAGTTCCTCAAAGCTCTGGCTAGGAATGAAGGTTTATCGTCGGACGCAGGCGACCTAAATGAAATTGCAGTTATGGTCGGAGAACAGACCCAGAGAGCACGGCAACAGATACTAGATGCTGAAAAAGCCATCCGTGGCATGCTAAAGGCACGAGAAGTTCTAGAAGAAGCCGTCGAAGATGCGGAAGAAGCTCTGGCTGCCCTGCTGACATCAGACGAGGATCGTTTTCAAGCGGCCGTCACGTTGTCGACGGACACAGCTGCCACTGCAGAACTCTCCGTGTCCTATTTCGTTAGCGCCAGCTGGGAGCCGCTCTACGACGTGACCCTTTCAACAGCAGAAACAGCACAGATTAGCATCCGGCGAGGGGCTGCTATCGAGCAGTCCAGTGGCGAGGACTGGAACGATGTTGAGGTGCGCTTGTCTACTCTGTCGGTGTCGAAAAAATTAAAACCTTCTCGAGTTTTTCCGCGAAAGGTAGTGGCCGTGGATCCTGCACCACCTGCGCAGTCACTTGATCGCAGCTCAATGCTGTTAGCAGAGCCGATTGTTGAAGCACCTGTTATCGTGGAAGAAGTTGCAGCTGCAATCTATGATGGACCAGGTGTTACATACGATGTACTCGCACGCCTAACGGTAGCAAACGATGTGGATGCGGCCAGGATCGCATTGGATACGATCACTTTGCCTGCAGAGGTATTTGCGCGTGCAGTCCCACTGAGAGACGAAACGGCATACCTGATGGCGCGGTTCAAGAATACGTCCGACGAGCCTTTCTTTGCGTCAAATGAGACGTTCTTTTCGGTAGATAACCAATTCGTTGGGCTGTCGGACATGCCTGAGATTCCCGCCGGAGATGAGGGTGTTCTGGCATTCGGACCAATAGAAGACCTTAGATTAGATTTGGAGGTCCTTGACAGAAGCGACGGCGACAGTGGCATTCTAAATCGCTCCAACGTTCGAGACGAAGAAACCCGGATCACTGTGACAAATCTGGGCGACCAGTCCTATTCTTTGGAACTGATTGGCCAAGTTCCTTACAGCGAACAAGAAGAACTTCAGATTACTTTCACAGCTGATCCCGAACCAACGGAACAGAACTACGATTTCATGAGAGGCATCCTGAAATGGGAGCTCGAAGTTGTACCAAATGACGAGATAGTTATTTCAGTTAGTCAAAAAGTTCGCTGGCCTGAAGGCTTGTTACTAAAATAG
- a CDS encoding pentapeptide repeat-containing protein, with amino-acid sequence MSDKSETNQTYIDRIRALTQATRGVWFTYLGVLGFVGITLLGFNDADFFAADRNVSLPLVGVAVPVIPFLFFGATLVTMTYAYLHVTLEPLWATLGHAPARIDRDPLSDVILPWLVSGAALLVRGRARREEPPPVEAGSLSTLGMVTSFTLLFVAAPILVWGLWFRSHTAHLAWLTIAVGFMALGCVLIGLKSFASLRDRMSNRPQRTRRTLTISFLTVAIGLMLAVSLVRTEWDPLGPSVTRYPEDPAVTERVVNWFRPAVADLSRIRLTEMTPTWRPHDEALRRFRRDWCADIPDPDCRNRGLEDEDLNAAFDAARSREIAVMRSPDLSERHMDHANLLAAFLPGVTLTRTRLRRADMEAAQMEGIRALFVDMTASGLRYARLDGANLRYAKLIGSNMYNLSATNADFLLADMRGANLENADFRHTNLNDVNFMGASLDATRLDGALLERAKFSNADLIGTTFERSSLFGADFAHARLRFSRLVNVKLTSAEFLGALVSSTHIEGRADWPVGQPDFTEAVLLGVTFRNLDLSRAQFDQPGQLDQTFADGSVRLPEGMARPCHWPDDVLNNLDYHRHWRGVFEAMPYTPSWSAAVPEAFIDVAPVPLPEDCLIQPFDDEAWRAEERAFYERRRVMNDKLSEEFSSWLWPISSRLSVP; translated from the coding sequence ATGTCCGACAAGTCCGAAACCAATCAAACGTATATCGATCGTATCCGGGCTCTCACGCAGGCCACGCGCGGAGTCTGGTTTACCTATCTCGGCGTGCTTGGGTTTGTCGGAATTACTCTGCTTGGCTTCAATGATGCGGACTTCTTTGCGGCAGATCGTAACGTTAGTCTGCCGCTCGTCGGCGTCGCGGTGCCGGTGATCCCGTTCCTTTTCTTCGGCGCAACACTTGTGACGATGACCTATGCCTATCTCCACGTAACGCTAGAGCCGCTTTGGGCTACTCTCGGTCATGCGCCTGCTCGGATTGATCGCGATCCGCTTTCCGATGTCATCCTGCCTTGGCTCGTCAGCGGTGCAGCACTTCTGGTGCGCGGTCGAGCGCGCCGCGAAGAGCCGCCGCCCGTTGAGGCTGGATCGCTGAGTACACTGGGAATGGTGACGTCGTTCACGCTTTTGTTCGTCGCGGCACCGATCCTCGTTTGGGGGCTCTGGTTTCGGTCACACACCGCACACTTGGCATGGCTTACCATCGCGGTTGGTTTCATGGCCTTGGGATGCGTCTTAATCGGCTTGAAGAGCTTTGCGTCACTGCGCGACAGGATGAGCAACCGCCCACAACGAACGCGCAGGACATTGACGATCAGTTTTTTAACGGTGGCAATCGGTCTCATGCTTGCTGTTTCACTAGTGCGGACCGAGTGGGATCCCCTCGGACCTTCGGTGACGCGTTACCCCGAAGATCCGGCCGTCACGGAACGCGTCGTAAACTGGTTTCGTCCCGCTGTCGCCGACTTATCACGCATTCGTTTAACGGAGATGACACCGACTTGGCGCCCGCATGATGAAGCGTTGCGGAGGTTCCGGCGCGACTGGTGTGCCGATATCCCCGACCCGGACTGCCGCAACCGGGGTCTGGAGGATGAGGACCTCAACGCTGCCTTCGACGCCGCCCGCTCCCGAGAGATCGCCGTAATGAGGAGCCCAGATCTAAGCGAGCGGCACATGGATCACGCCAATCTTTTAGCTGCATTTCTTCCGGGCGTGACGCTGACCCGGACGCGGCTGCGCCGTGCCGATATGGAAGCGGCGCAGATGGAAGGTATCCGCGCACTTTTCGTGGATATGACCGCATCGGGTCTACGCTACGCGCGTTTGGACGGAGCAAACCTGCGCTACGCCAAGCTAATCGGCAGCAACATGTACAACCTAAGTGCTACGAATGCAGATTTCTTGCTGGCGGATATGCGTGGCGCAAATCTGGAGAATGCGGACTTTCGCCACACTAATTTGAATGACGTCAATTTCATGGGTGCATCCTTGGACGCGACGCGGCTCGACGGCGCTCTGCTGGAGCGGGCGAAGTTTTCTAACGCCGACTTGATCGGGACGACATTCGAACGGTCCAGTCTCTTCGGCGCCGATTTCGCGCATGCTAGGTTGAGGTTTTCGCGCCTCGTCAATGTTAAACTGACGTCGGCTGAGTTTCTTGGGGCATTGGTCAGCTCGACCCACATTGAGGGGCGCGCTGACTGGCCGGTTGGCCAGCCCGACTTTACCGAAGCCGTGCTTCTTGGGGTCACATTCCGCAATCTCGACCTGTCGCGCGCGCAATTTGATCAGCCGGGTCAGTTGGATCAGACCTTCGCGGATGGCAGCGTTCGCCTGCCTGAGGGTATGGCGCGGCCCTGCCACTGGCCCGACGACGTCCTGAACAACCTTGATTATCATCGGCATTGGCGCGGGGTATTCGAAGCAATGCCCTATACGCCGTCATGGAGCGCCGCGGTGCCTGAAGCTTTCATAGATGTCGCGCCGGTTCCGTTGCCTGAAGACTGCCTGATCCAACCTTTCGATGACGAAGCTTGGAGAGCTGAAGAACGTGCATTCTATGAGCGGCGGCGGGTCATGAATGACAAGTTATCGGAGGAGTTCAGCTCTTGGCTTTGGCCGATCTCTTCACGCCTTTCGGTACCGTAG
- a CDS encoding transporter substrate-binding domain-containing protein produces the protein MAHLNESCTARGAETVEVDVVSLTASERVASLLGTSDKEIDLLCGATTATVWMSGRLPHSLNTFVTPSRAMTPERFGVGESAQCRIGVVGGTTSSQKRADDTMLPGWDRFVSSNAFCGTVGEAPLVEHEYKDYPEALADLLSDAKAPKSDLLIADHHILRWYQENLSSLKIQQSDTLSAPLVGQRSFTLEPYAIFGGHDDQPLVAELNLYLAEQQRDGRFEEHVANCFGRRIDESLLRLLEIQKRTPLGDPAAE, from the coding sequence TTGGCGCACTTGAACGAAAGCTGCACCGCACGCGGCGCGGAGACTGTCGAGGTCGATGTGGTAAGCCTTACGGCCTCAGAACGCGTCGCGTCGCTTTTGGGAACCTCTGACAAGGAGATCGATCTGCTGTGCGGCGCAACCACTGCAACGGTTTGGATGTCTGGCAGGCTGCCGCACTCGCTTAATACCTTTGTCACGCCCTCTCGGGCCATGACGCCCGAGCGGTTTGGTGTCGGAGAGAGCGCACAGTGTCGGATCGGTGTGGTGGGAGGCACGACGTCGAGCCAAAAACGCGCGGATGATACCATGTTACCGGGTTGGGACCGTTTTGTTTCGTCCAACGCCTTTTGCGGCACCGTGGGGGAGGCACCGCTCGTTGAACATGAGTACAAAGACTATCCCGAGGCGCTCGCCGATCTTCTGAGCGATGCAAAGGCACCAAAGAGCGACCTGTTGATTGCTGACCATCATATCTTGAGATGGTACCAAGAAAACCTGTCATCGCTCAAGATTCAGCAATCCGATACGTTGAGCGCGCCGCTGGTCGGTCAACGGTCTTTCACCTTGGAGCCCTATGCGATTTTTGGAGGGCATGATGATCAGCCGCTCGTGGCCGAGCTCAACCTGTATCTCGCCGAACAGCAGCGCGACGGTCGCTTTGAGGAACATGTCGCCAATTGCTTCGGACGTCGGATTGACGAAAGCCTCCTTCGATTGCTGGAAATCCAGAAGCGCACGCCCTTGGGGGACCCGGCAGCGGAGTAG
- a CDS encoding recombinase family protein codes for MTGRWAAHSDKSDEPPETDVPAVAYVRMSTDHQKYSTENQLDTIRNYATARGLHILRVFEDSGRSGLRLDGREALQNLMAEVRTGQADFKAILVYDVSRWGRFQDADEGAYHEHVCSRAGIRVHYCGEQFENDGSIGSNLLKTVKRVMAGEYSRELSVKVFAGQCRLVELGYRQGGAPGYGLRRVLIDEHGNPKGELCRGEQKSLQTDRVVLVPGPEQEQDVVRSMYRMFVEDGCSEREIADALNAEGHLTDLERPWSRASVHQILTNEKYIGNNVYNKVSYKLKQRRVVNPREMWIRAEGVYPAIVDKALFLRAREIVDARSQHFTDEELLEALRGVLKQKGVLSGLIIDEEDNLPSSGAFRHRFGSLLRAYQMIGYEPERDYRYVAINRALRQAHPGIVARILDGVTERGGRAVQDPDTDLIRINDEFTTSVVLARCFETQGGSLRWRIRLDAGLVPDITIAVRMDELNEAPRDYYLLPSIDMTMARLRLAEQNGLSLDAYRFDTLDYFYALAGRARITEAA; via the coding sequence GTGACTGGTCGATGGGCGGCCCACTCCGACAAGAGCGACGAGCCGCCTGAAACGGATGTGCCGGCCGTCGCCTATGTGCGGATGTCGACCGATCACCAGAAGTACTCCACCGAGAACCAGCTCGACACCATCCGGAATTACGCCACCGCCCGGGGGTTGCATATCCTGCGCGTGTTCGAGGACTCCGGTCGGTCCGGGTTGCGGCTGGATGGCCGCGAGGCGCTGCAGAACCTGATGGCCGAGGTCAGAACCGGCCAAGCGGATTTCAAGGCCATTCTGGTCTATGACGTCAGCCGCTGGGGTCGGTTTCAGGATGCCGATGAAGGGGCGTATCACGAGCATGTCTGCTCTCGCGCCGGGATCCGCGTTCACTATTGTGGCGAGCAGTTCGAAAACGACGGCAGCATCGGCTCCAACCTGCTAAAAACCGTCAAGCGGGTCATGGCGGGCGAATACAGCCGGGAACTATCCGTGAAGGTATTCGCGGGGCAATGCCGTCTGGTGGAGCTTGGTTACCGCCAGGGCGGCGCTCCCGGATACGGCCTGCGCCGGGTGCTGATCGACGAACACGGCAACCCAAAAGGCGAATTGTGCCGCGGTGAACAGAAGAGCCTTCAGACCGACCGTGTTGTCCTTGTTCCAGGCCCTGAGCAGGAACAGGATGTCGTGCGCAGCATGTACCGGATGTTCGTTGAGGATGGCTGCTCGGAGCGTGAGATTGCGGACGCCTTGAATGCAGAGGGGCATCTGACGGATCTGGAGCGGCCATGGTCCCGAGCATCGGTGCACCAGATCCTGACCAACGAAAAATACATCGGTAACAATGTCTACAACAAGGTTTCTTACAAGCTGAAGCAACGCCGGGTGGTGAATCCACGCGAGATGTGGATCCGGGCCGAGGGTGTCTACCCTGCCATTGTGGATAAAGCGCTGTTCCTGCGCGCACGCGAAATCGTTGACGCGCGCAGCCAGCATTTCACGGATGAAGAATTGCTCGAAGCCCTGCGCGGCGTGCTGAAGCAGAAAGGCGTTCTGTCCGGACTGATCATCGATGAAGAGGACAACCTGCCTTCGTCCGGCGCCTTCCGGCACCGCTTCGGCAGCCTTTTGCGCGCCTACCAGATGATCGGATACGAGCCGGAGCGCGATTATCGCTACGTCGCGATCAACCGGGCCTTGCGGCAGGCCCACCCCGGCATCGTGGCCCGGATCCTCGACGGTGTCACTGAACGTGGAGGACGGGCTGTGCAGGATCCGGACACGGACCTGATCCGCATCAATGACGAGTTCACGACGTCGGTGGTGCTTGCCCGGTGTTTCGAAACGCAGGGCGGTTCCCTGCGATGGCGCATCCGCCTCGATGCCGGCTTGGTGCCCGACATCACGATTGCCGTGCGGATGGACGAATTGAACGAAGCGCCACGCGATTATTACCTGCTGCCGAGCATCGATATGACCATGGCCAGACTGAGGCTGGCCGAGCAGAACGGGCTGTCGCTGGACGCCTACCGCTTCGACACGCTCGACTATTTTTATGCGCTCGCTGGCCGGGCCCGGATCACGGAGGCCGCCTGA